One Bradyrhizobium sp. CCGB12 genomic window carries:
- a CDS encoding type II and III secretion system protein family protein — MKTVDIKYRANAAMMRTSMVRALSFSAALALALNPVLTPVVAADYRPMAQAAADGQMNARFLSLGVGKSIVIDLPRDIKDVLVADPKIANAVVRSAQRAYIIGATVGQTNIVFFDSAGQQIAAYDIAVKRDLNGVRAALKQILPNSDIQIDGLGDGIVLTGTAANPLEAQQANDLAARLAGGADKVVNSIVVRGRDQVMLKVTVAEVQRNIVKQLGIDLTANLNYGTSVVSFTNSNPFTALGRNLVDGNNLTTKFGATPSVQATLRAMETAGVIRTLAEPNLTAISGESATFIAGGEFPVPAGYACDPVTHVCTTQISFKKFGISLNFTPVVLSEGKISLRVMTEVSELSNENAITLSQAVSSTSVNSLTVPSIRTRRAETSLEIPSGGAMAMAGLIQQQTKQAVSGLPGLMQLPILGTLFRSRDFVNNATELVVIVTPYVVRAVAQKDLSRPDDGFAAPADPQAELIGNINRIYGVPGRTEPARNYRGTYGFITD, encoded by the coding sequence ATGAAGACAGTCGATATAAAGTACAGGGCGAATGCAGCAATGATGCGAACCTCTATGGTCCGCGCCCTGTCGTTTTCGGCCGCCCTCGCGCTGGCGCTCAACCCGGTGCTGACCCCCGTGGTCGCTGCCGACTACCGTCCCATGGCACAGGCCGCGGCTGACGGCCAGATGAACGCGCGTTTCCTGTCGCTCGGGGTCGGCAAGTCCATCGTGATCGACCTGCCGCGCGACATCAAGGACGTGCTGGTGGCCGACCCCAAGATCGCCAATGCGGTGGTCCGCTCGGCGCAACGCGCCTACATCATCGGCGCCACGGTCGGCCAGACCAACATCGTGTTCTTCGATTCCGCCGGCCAGCAGATTGCGGCCTACGACATCGCGGTCAAGCGCGACCTCAACGGCGTGCGCGCCGCGCTGAAGCAGATCCTGCCCAATTCCGACATCCAGATCGACGGCCTCGGCGACGGCATCGTCCTGACCGGCACGGCAGCAAATCCGTTGGAAGCGCAGCAGGCAAACGATCTCGCCGCGCGCCTAGCCGGCGGCGCCGACAAGGTGGTGAACTCGATCGTGGTTCGCGGCCGCGACCAGGTCATGCTCAAGGTGACGGTGGCCGAGGTCCAGCGCAACATCGTCAAGCAGCTCGGCATCGACCTCACCGCGAACCTGAACTACGGCACCTCCGTGGTGAGCTTCACCAACTCCAACCCCTTCACGGCCCTTGGCCGCAACCTGGTCGACGGCAACAACCTGACCACGAAGTTCGGCGCAACACCGTCCGTGCAGGCCACTCTGCGGGCGATGGAGACCGCGGGCGTGATCCGTACGCTGGCCGAGCCGAACCTGACCGCGATCTCCGGCGAGTCCGCGACCTTCATCGCCGGCGGCGAGTTCCCGGTGCCGGCAGGCTACGCGTGCGATCCCGTCACGCACGTCTGTACCACCCAGATCAGCTTCAAGAAATTCGGCATCTCGCTCAACTTCACGCCGGTGGTGCTGAGCGAAGGCAAGATCAGCCTGCGCGTGATGACGGAAGTCTCGGAGCTGTCGAACGAGAATGCGATCACGCTGTCCCAGGCCGTGAGCTCGACGTCGGTGAACTCGCTGACGGTGCCCTCGATCAGGACCCGCCGCGCCGAGACCTCGCTGGAAATTCCCTCGGGCGGCGCGATGGCGATGGCCGGCCTGATCCAGCAGCAGACCAAGCAGGCGGTCAGCGGTTTGCCGGGACTGATGCAGCTTCCGATCCTCGGTACGCTGTTCCGCAGCCGCGACTTCGTCAACAACGCGACCGAGCTGGTCGTGATCGTGACGCCCTATGTCGTTCGCGCGGTCGCGCAAAAGGATCTGTCGCGGCCGGATGACGGCTTCGCCGCGCCTGCCGATCCGCAGGCCGAACTGATCGGCAACATCAACCGCATCTACGGCGTGCCCGGCCGGACCGAACCGGCCAGAAACTACCGCGGCACCTACGGCTTCATCACCGACTGA
- a CDS encoding tetratricopeptide repeat protein, which produces MRQRFSLARLLASTSLVAAVAIGLGGCTGMSKLSDVTGSIGPRAEAAPTDPARAAEVYGERYRANPRDADAALAYGQALRANGQRAQAAAVLEQATIANPGNKTLLAQYGRALADNGNFQQAFDVLSKAHSPDNPDWRLLSVQGTALDQMGRHDEARSYYASALKIAPGDPGVLSNLGLSYMLTRNLPKAEEALRQAYASPRASARVRQNLALVVGLQGRFAEAETIVKADLPPDQAAANVAYLKDMLNRNDAPRGAAKRTPVASLSQSD; this is translated from the coding sequence ATGCGTCAACGGTTCAGTCTTGCCCGGCTTCTTGCGTCCACCTCGCTGGTCGCGGCAGTGGCTATCGGCCTCGGCGGCTGCACGGGCATGTCGAAGCTCTCCGACGTCACGGGCTCGATCGGGCCGCGCGCGGAAGCCGCTCCCACCGATCCCGCGCGCGCCGCCGAAGTCTATGGCGAGCGCTATCGTGCCAACCCCAGGGATGCCGACGCTGCGCTCGCCTATGGCCAGGCCCTGCGCGCCAATGGTCAGCGTGCCCAGGCCGCCGCCGTGCTCGAGCAGGCGACCATCGCCAATCCCGGTAACAAGACGCTGCTCGCCCAGTACGGCCGCGCGCTCGCCGACAACGGCAACTTCCAACAGGCTTTCGACGTGCTGTCGAAGGCGCATTCGCCCGACAATCCGGACTGGCGCCTGCTCTCGGTGCAGGGCACCGCGCTCGACCAGATGGGCCGCCACGACGAGGCGCGCTCCTATTATGCGAGCGCTCTGAAGATCGCGCCCGGTGATCCCGGCGTGCTTTCCAATCTCGGCCTGTCCTACATGTTGACGAGGAACCTGCCCAAGGCCGAAGAGGCGCTGCGGCAGGCTTACGCCTCACCGCGCGCGAGCGCCCGGGTGCGGCAGAATCTCGCTCTGGTCGTCGGTCTGCAAGGCCGCTTCGCCGAGGCCGAGACCATCGTAAAGGCGGACCTGCCGCCGGACCAGGCCGCAGCCAACGTCGCCTATCTCAAGGACATGCTGAACCGCAACGACGCCCCGCGCGGCGCAGCGAAGCGGACCCCGGTGGCCTCGCTCAGCCAGTCCGACTGA
- a CDS encoding prepilin peptidase: MILDLARLLLFPALIAFAAASDLFTMTISNRVSLALVAGFFALALAGGMAPYEMLSHVGAGALLLVAAFACFAMGWVGGGDAKVAASVALWFGFAHLMNFLLYASLFGGALTLLLLQFRQWPLPYGLAGQAWLARLHAKESGIPYGIALALSALMVYPETEWVKAIDLAHLALR, from the coding sequence ATGATCCTCGACCTTGCGCGCCTTCTGCTCTTCCCGGCCCTCATTGCGTTCGCGGCTGCGAGCGATCTCTTCACGATGACGATCTCGAACCGCGTGTCGCTGGCGCTGGTCGCGGGCTTCTTCGCCCTCGCGCTCGCCGGTGGCATGGCACCTTACGAGATGCTGAGCCATGTCGGAGCCGGCGCACTTCTGCTGGTCGCGGCCTTCGCCTGCTTTGCGATGGGCTGGGTGGGCGGCGGCGATGCCAAGGTCGCGGCCTCGGTCGCACTCTGGTTCGGCTTTGCACATCTGATGAACTTCCTGCTCTACGCCTCGCTGTTCGGCGGGGCGCTGACGCTGCTCCTGCTCCAGTTCCGGCAATGGCCGCTGCCCTACGGGCTGGCGGGCCAGGCCTGGCTCGCACGGCTGCACGCCAAGGAGAGCGGCATTCCCTACGGCATCGCGCTCGCACTGAGCGCGCTGATGGTCTACCCGGAGACCGAATGGGTGAAGGCGATCGACCTCGCTCACCTCGCACTGCGCTGA
- a CDS encoding Flp family type IVb pilin, with the protein MKNLIARFAKDESGATAIEYGLIAAGIALAIITVVNNLGSSLNTKFGSISTSLK; encoded by the coding sequence ATGAAGAACCTGATTGCGCGTTTCGCGAAGGATGAATCCGGCGCCACCGCCATCGAATACGGCCTGATCGCCGCCGGCATCGCGCTGGCCATCATCACCGTCGTCAACAATCTCGGCAGCTCGCTGAACACCAAGTTCGGCTCGATCAGCACTTCGCTGAAGTAA
- a CDS encoding type II secretion system F family protein yields the protein MVEFLVSKLHDVRFMTMLLAAVAASATVYTLVMPLFAGEGLSKRMKAVASERERLRQRERERLNKNEKVSLRQTPKQLVSKVVEDFNLTKWLAQEAARDKLIMAGYRGQAPYVTFLFARMVAPIGLFIGSAIYVFLIAHMQQSMPIKIGICVGAAYLGLQAPMLFLKNAISKRQLSIKRAFPDALDLLLICIESGMSVEMAFRKVATEIVGQSIALSEEFALTTAELSYLQDRKMAYENLARRTGLEGVKSVCLALQQAERYGTPLGHSLRVMAQENRDMRMNEAEKKAAALPPKLTVPMILFFLPVLFVVILGPTGIKITELH from the coding sequence ATGGTCGAGTTTCTCGTTTCGAAGCTACATGACGTCCGCTTCATGACCATGCTGCTGGCGGCCGTTGCCGCCAGCGCCACCGTCTATACGCTGGTGATGCCGCTGTTTGCCGGCGAGGGACTCTCCAAGCGCATGAAGGCGGTGGCGAGCGAGCGTGAACGCCTCCGGCAGCGCGAGCGCGAGCGCCTCAACAAGAACGAAAAGGTCTCGCTGCGCCAGACGCCGAAGCAGCTCGTCTCCAAGGTCGTCGAAGATTTCAACCTCACCAAATGGCTCGCGCAGGAAGCCGCCCGCGACAAGCTCATCATGGCGGGCTACCGCGGCCAGGCTCCCTACGTCACGTTCCTGTTTGCTCGCATGGTCGCTCCCATCGGGCTCTTCATCGGTAGCGCCATCTACGTCTTCCTGATCGCGCACATGCAGCAGTCGATGCCGATCAAGATCGGCATCTGCGTCGGCGCGGCCTATCTCGGCCTCCAGGCGCCGATGCTGTTCCTCAAGAACGCGATCTCCAAGCGCCAGCTCTCGATCAAGCGCGCCTTTCCCGACGCGCTCGACCTGCTGCTGATCTGCATCGAATCCGGCATGTCGGTCGAAATGGCGTTCCGGAAGGTCGCTACCGAGATCGTCGGCCAATCGATTGCGCTGTCGGAGGAATTCGCGCTGACCACGGCCGAACTATCCTACTTGCAGGACCGGAAGATGGCCTATGAGAACCTGGCGCGACGCACCGGGCTCGAGGGCGTCAAATCGGTCTGTCTCGCGCTTCAGCAGGCGGAGCGATACGGCACGCCGCTCGGGCATTCCCTGCGCGTCATGGCGCAGGAAAACCGCGACATGCGCATGAATGAGGCCGAGAAGAAGGCCGCTGCGCTGCCGCCGAAGTTGACGGTGCCGATGATCCTGTTCTTCCTGCCGGTGCTGTTCGTCGTCATTCTCGGACCGACCGGCATCAAGATCACCGAGTTGCACTGA
- a CDS encoding sterol desaturase family protein — protein sequence MSSLPMQVALMLGETIQKMVPVTLALAAVFTVLEHFWACNPGAPWWRKREILTDICYWFFVPVFARTMRIGLLIVGAGAVFNIHDADELIAFYDNGHGPLAQLPLWLQAVLFLVLSDFMLYWLHRLFHDGGFWKYHAIHHSSEEIGWISAARFHPVNLMLGTIGVDVVLLMAGISPNVMIWVGPFTTFHSAFVHANLNWTFGPFRYVLATPVFHRWHHTSLEEGGDTNFAGTFPIWDVLFGTFRMPEGRLPQDYGKDEATMPKEIGGQLAYPFRR from the coding sequence ATGTCGAGCCTGCCCATGCAAGTCGCCCTGATGCTCGGCGAGACCATCCAAAAGATGGTCCCCGTCACCCTCGCGCTCGCGGCAGTCTTCACGGTGCTCGAGCATTTCTGGGCCTGCAATCCCGGCGCGCCGTGGTGGCGCAAGCGCGAGATCCTCACCGACATCTGCTACTGGTTCTTCGTTCCGGTGTTTGCCCGCACCATGCGGATCGGATTGCTGATCGTCGGTGCCGGCGCCGTCTTCAACATTCACGATGCCGACGAGCTCATCGCCTTCTACGACAATGGCCATGGCCCGCTGGCACAGCTGCCGTTGTGGCTGCAGGCCGTGCTGTTCCTGGTGCTGTCCGATTTCATGCTGTACTGGCTGCACCGGCTTTTCCACGACGGCGGTTTCTGGAAGTACCACGCCATCCATCATTCGTCGGAGGAAATCGGCTGGATTTCCGCGGCGCGCTTCCACCCGGTCAATCTCATGCTCGGGACGATTGGCGTTGACGTCGTGCTGCTGATGGCCGGTATCTCCCCGAACGTCATGATCTGGGTCGGGCCGTTCACCACCTTCCACTCGGCCTTCGTGCACGCCAATCTGAACTGGACCTTCGGGCCATTCAGATACGTGCTGGCGACGCCGGTGTTCCACCGCTGGCACCACACCTCGCTCGAAGAGGGCGGCGACACCAATTTTGCCGGGACGTTCCCGATCTGGGACGTGCTGTTCGGCACCTTCCGTATGCCGGAGGGCAGACTGCCGCAGGACTACGGCAAGGACGAAGCGACAATGCCGAAGGAAATCGGCGGCCAGCTCGCCTATCCGTTCCGCCGCTAG
- a CDS encoding pilus assembly protein N-terminal domain-containing protein produces MRKELLRRHARVGLLVAAAVLASPGAGLAEPTADTIAVNVDQAKLVRLPGKVATIVVGNPLIADVTLQPGGMLVVTGKGYGATNFIALDRGGEILVDRQIQVEGPSDRLVTVYRGIERESYSCMPICQRRLTLGDSDNFFNHTMSQAGSLSNNASGAAGGGAKTN; encoded by the coding sequence ATGCGTAAAGAGTTGCTGCGCCGTCATGCGCGCGTCGGCCTTCTGGTTGCGGCTGCGGTGCTGGCCTCGCCTGGTGCCGGCCTTGCCGAGCCCACCGCCGATACCATCGCCGTCAATGTCGACCAGGCCAAGCTGGTCCGGCTCCCCGGCAAGGTCGCGACCATCGTGGTCGGCAATCCCCTGATCGCGGACGTCACGCTGCAGCCCGGCGGCATGCTCGTCGTGACCGGGAAGGGCTATGGTGCGACCAATTTCATCGCGCTCGATCGGGGCGGCGAGATCCTGGTCGACCGCCAGATCCAGGTCGAAGGTCCGAGCGACCGGCTCGTCACCGTCTATCGCGGGATCGAGCGCGAGTCCTACAGCTGCATGCCGATTTGCCAGCGTCGTCTGACGCTCGGCGACAGCGACAACTTCTTCAACCACACGATGAGCCAGGCAGGTTCGCTGAGCAACAATGCCAGCGGGGCTGCAGGTGGCGGCGCCAAGACAAATTAG
- a CDS encoding CpaF family protein, with translation MFGKRSGTDTDLRAPKPGAVSLESSQAPAPTVSRAPPPPAIASPPLAPAKAAPPPPAMESRRSDNYYEVKATIFGALIEAIDLAQLAKLDSESAREEIRDIVNEIIAIKNIVMSIAEQEELLDDICNDVLGYGPLEPLLARDDIADIMVNGAGTVFIEVGGKIQRTGIRFRDNQQLLNICQRIVSQVGRRVDESSPICDARLADGSRVNAIVPPLAIDGPALTIRKFKKDKLTLDQLVKFGAISPEGAEILQIIGRVRCNVLISGGTGSGKTTLLNCLTNYIEHDERVITCEDAAELQLQQPHVVRLETRPPNIEGEGQVTMRELVRNCLRMRPERIIVGEVRGPEAFDLLQAMNTGHDGSMGTLHANNPREALSRCESMITMGGFSLPSRTIREMICASIDVIVQAARLRDGSRRITHVTEVMGMEGDTIITQDIFLYDLIGEDANGKIIGRHRSTGIGRPKFWERARYYGEEKRLAAALDAAEVAPAN, from the coding sequence GTGTTCGGTAAGCGTAGCGGAACAGACACCGACCTTCGGGCTCCCAAGCCCGGCGCCGTGTCGCTCGAGTCTTCCCAGGCTCCGGCGCCGACGGTGTCGCGCGCCCCGCCCCCACCGGCCATCGCCTCGCCGCCGCTTGCCCCTGCCAAGGCCGCGCCGCCGCCTCCCGCCATGGAGAGCCGGCGCTCGGACAATTATTACGAGGTCAAGGCGACCATCTTCGGCGCGCTGATCGAGGCCATCGACCTCGCCCAGCTCGCCAAGCTCGATTCCGAGTCCGCCCGCGAGGAAATCCGCGACATCGTCAACGAGATCATCGCGATCAAGAACATCGTGATGTCGATCGCCGAGCAGGAGGAGCTGCTCGACGACATCTGCAACGACGTGCTCGGCTACGGCCCGCTGGAGCCTCTGCTCGCGCGCGACGACATCGCGGACATCATGGTGAACGGCGCCGGCACCGTCTTCATCGAAGTCGGCGGCAAGATCCAGCGCACCGGCATCCGTTTTCGCGACAACCAGCAGCTCCTCAATATCTGTCAGCGCATCGTCAGCCAGGTCGGACGCCGCGTCGACGAATCCTCACCGATCTGCGACGCGCGCCTCGCCGACGGATCCCGCGTCAACGCCATCGTGCCGCCGCTCGCGATCGACGGTCCCGCCCTCACCATCCGAAAATTCAAGAAGGACAAGCTGACGCTCGATCAGCTCGTCAAGTTCGGCGCGATCTCGCCGGAAGGCGCCGAGATCCTCCAGATCATCGGCCGGGTCCGCTGCAACGTGCTGATCTCCGGCGGTACCGGCTCGGGCAAGACGACGCTGCTCAACTGTCTGACCAACTACATCGAGCACGACGAGCGGGTCATCACCTGCGAGGACGCCGCCGAGCTCCAACTCCAGCAGCCTCACGTGGTGCGGCTCGAAACCCGCCCGCCCAACATCGAGGGCGAGGGCCAGGTCACCATGCGCGAGCTGGTACGCAACTGCCTGCGCATGCGGCCCGAACGCATCATCGTCGGCGAAGTCCGTGGACCCGAGGCGTTCGACCTGCTTCAGGCCATGAACACCGGCCATGACGGCTCGATGGGCACGCTCCACGCCAACAATCCGCGCGAGGCGCTGTCCCGCTGTGAATCCATGATCACCATGGGCGGCTTTTCGCTGCCTTCGCGCACCATCCGCGAGATGATCTGCGCCTCGATCGACGTCATCGTCCAGGCCGCGCGCCTGCGCGACGGCTCGCGCCGCATCACCCACGTCACAGAAGTGATGGGCATGGAAGGCGACACCATCATCACCCAGGACATCTTCCTCTACGACCTGATCGGCGAAGACGCCAACGGCAAGATCATCGGCCGGCACCGCTCGACCGGCATCGGCCGCCCGAAGTTCTGGGAACGCGCCCGCTACTACGGCGAGGAGAAGCGGCTTGCCGCCGCGCTCGACGCCGCAGAAGTGGCGCCGGCAAATTGA
- a CDS encoding type II secretion system F family protein, whose amino-acid sequence MNMQVLALAFLATAAVGGIAWVFLYPLLSGERKAESRRASVARADAPAAKQTEKSQRSRREQVETSLKDLEARRQQERSVPLSVRISQAGLDWTPQKFWIVSAVVAGVLFAAAMFVGGGLLGATGLAFAGGFGLPRWALGFLKKRRETKFLAALPDAVDVIVRGIKAGLPLFESIKVVAADSPEPLRSEFLQIIETQAIGMPLGEACTRLYERMPLPEANFFGIVISIQQKSGGNLSEALGNLSKVLRDRKKMKEKIQAMSMEAKASAGIIGSLPPIVMFLVYLTTPHYISLLWTHPTGQLMLVGCVVWMSIGIMVMKKMINFDF is encoded by the coding sequence ATGAACATGCAGGTCCTCGCCCTCGCCTTTCTCGCCACCGCCGCCGTCGGCGGCATCGCATGGGTCTTCCTCTATCCCCTCCTGTCCGGAGAGCGGAAGGCCGAAAGCCGCCGCGCCTCGGTCGCGCGTGCCGACGCGCCCGCGGCCAAGCAGACCGAGAAGAGCCAACGATCACGCCGTGAGCAGGTCGAGACTTCGCTCAAGGATCTCGAAGCGCGGCGTCAGCAGGAGAGGAGCGTTCCGCTCAGCGTCCGCATCTCGCAGGCAGGGCTCGACTGGACCCCGCAGAAATTCTGGATCGTGTCCGCCGTCGTGGCGGGCGTGCTGTTCGCGGCTGCGATGTTCGTCGGAGGCGGTTTGCTGGGCGCCACAGGCCTCGCTTTTGCCGGCGGCTTCGGCCTGCCGCGCTGGGCATTGGGTTTCCTCAAGAAGCGTCGCGAGACCAAGTTCCTGGCGGCGCTGCCCGATGCGGTCGACGTGATCGTCCGCGGCATCAAGGCGGGCCTGCCGCTGTTCGAGTCGATCAAGGTCGTCGCCGCCGATTCCCCGGAGCCGCTGCGCAGCGAATTCCTCCAGATCATCGAAACCCAGGCGATCGGCATGCCGCTCGGAGAGGCCTGTACGCGGCTCTATGAGCGCATGCCGCTGCCGGAAGCGAATTTCTTCGGCATCGTGATCTCGATCCAGCAGAAGTCGGGCGGCAACCTCTCCGAAGCGCTCGGCAACCTCTCCAAGGTGCTGCGCGACCGCAAGAAGATGAAGGAGAAGATTCAGGCGATGTCGATGGAGGCAAAGGCTTCGGCCGGCATCATCGGCTCGCTGCCGCCGATCGTGATGTTCCTCGTCTATCTCACGACGCCGCACTATATCTCGCTGCTTTGGACCCACCCCACCGGCCAGCTCATGCTGGTCGGCTGCGTCGTCTGGATGTCGATCGGCATCATGGTGATGAAGAAGATGATCAACTTCGATTTCTGA
- the cpaB gene encoding Flp pilus assembly protein CpaB has translation MNRARIVVLAVAICAGGVAAYLASGSDNSAPPPAPVAQLPTVDVLVAKNDIGLGQTVKPEDVQWQTWPAATASATFIRRNERPEGATQVAGSIARAPFIQGEPIRDQKLVKAEGSGFMAAILPTGMRAISTEISPETGAGGFILPNDRVDVILTRRLKNPDQSTGAPDIVTSEIILANIRVLAIDQAPKEKDGQNTVVGKTVTLELNAAQTQALSSARQAGTLSLALRSIADVKMSEITLDESAQKRDGVSIIRYGIPSQTAKAR, from the coding sequence ATGAATAGGGCACGCATTGTCGTCCTGGCGGTCGCCATCTGCGCCGGCGGCGTCGCCGCGTACCTGGCGAGCGGCTCTGACAATTCCGCGCCGCCTCCCGCTCCGGTCGCGCAGCTTCCGACCGTCGACGTCCTCGTGGCCAAGAACGACATCGGCCTTGGCCAGACCGTCAAGCCGGAAGACGTGCAATGGCAGACCTGGCCGGCGGCGACCGCCAGCGCCACCTTCATTCGCCGCAATGAGCGTCCCGAGGGAGCGACACAGGTGGCCGGCTCGATCGCGCGCGCGCCCTTCATCCAGGGCGAGCCGATCCGCGACCAGAAGCTGGTCAAGGCCGAGGGCTCAGGCTTCATGGCGGCAATCCTGCCGACCGGCATGCGGGCGATCTCGACCGAAATCTCGCCGGAGACCGGCGCGGGCGGCTTCATCCTGCCCAATGACCGTGTCGATGTGATCCTCACGCGCCGCCTCAAGAATCCGGACCAGAGCACCGGCGCTCCCGACATCGTCACCTCCGAGATCATCCTGGCCAACATCCGCGTCCTCGCGATCGACCAGGCGCCGAAGGAGAAGGACGGCCAGAACACGGTGGTCGGCAAGACCGTGACCCTGGAACTCAATGCCGCGCAGACTCAGGCGCTTTCATCGGCCCGCCAGGCCGGAACGCTGTCGCTGGCACTGCGCAGCATAGCCGACGTCAAGATGAGCGAGATCACGCTCGACGAGTCCGCGCAGAAGCGCGACGGCGTTTCGATCATTCGCTACGGCATTCCAAGTCAGACGGCGAAAGCACGATGA
- a CDS encoding AAA family ATPase: MISYARQPQEEPETPPPPVEEHIAPSPRVSVQAFCETVETAAAVQSAGEDRRLGKAHLKIQMGGMAAAIEAYRSAPTPNVIVLESDGRNDLLGGLDQLATVCDAGTRVVVIGRINDVMLYRELVRRGVSDYVLAPVGAIDVVRSICNLFSAPEAKAVGRIIAVVGAKGGVGASTISHNVAWAIARDLAMDAVVADLDLAFGTAGLDYNQDPPQGIADAVFSPDRVDTAFIDRLLSKCTDHLSLLAAPATLDRVYDFGSDAFDAVFDTLRSTMPCIVLDIPHQWSGWTKRALIGADDILIVAAPDLANLRNTKNLVDLLKASRPNDRPPLYCLNQVGVPKRPEIAAAEFAKAIESQPVASIPFEPQIFGSAANNGQMIAEISANHKSIEMFLQIAQRLTGRSETKKQKSSLFSPLIEKLRGK, encoded by the coding sequence ATGATCAGCTACGCCCGCCAACCTCAAGAAGAGCCGGAGACCCCGCCCCCGCCGGTCGAGGAGCATATTGCACCCTCGCCGCGTGTCTCGGTGCAGGCGTTCTGCGAGACCGTGGAGACCGCCGCCGCGGTGCAGTCGGCCGGCGAGGATCGCCGTCTCGGCAAGGCCCATCTGAAGATCCAGATGGGCGGCATGGCGGCGGCGATCGAAGCCTATCGCTCGGCCCCGACCCCGAACGTGATCGTGCTCGAGAGCGACGGCCGCAACGACCTCCTGGGCGGGCTCGACCAGCTCGCCACCGTCTGCGACGCCGGCACCCGCGTGGTCGTGATCGGCCGCATCAACGACGTCATGCTCTACCGCGAACTGGTGCGCCGCGGTGTCAGCGACTACGTGCTCGCGCCGGTCGGCGCGATCGACGTCGTGCGCTCGATCTGCAACCTGTTCTCGGCCCCCGAAGCCAAGGCGGTCGGCCGCATCATTGCCGTGGTCGGCGCCAAGGGCGGCGTCGGCGCTTCCACCATCTCCCACAACGTCGCCTGGGCGATCGCCCGCGACCTTGCGATGGATGCGGTCGTCGCCGATCTCGACCTCGCCTTCGGTACCGCCGGCCTCGACTACAACCAGGACCCACCGCAGGGCATTGCCGACGCCGTGTTCTCACCGGATCGCGTCGACACGGCTTTCATCGACCGCCTGCTGTCGAAATGCACCGACCATCTCAGCCTGCTGGCGGCCCCTGCGACGCTCGACCGGGTCTATGACTTCGGCTCCGACGCCTTCGATGCCGTGTTCGACACGCTACGCTCCACAATGCCCTGCATCGTGCTCGACATCCCGCACCAATGGTCGGGCTGGACCAAGCGCGCCTTGATCGGAGCGGACGACATCCTGATCGTGGCCGCGCCCGACCTCGCCAATCTGCGCAATACCAAGAACCTGGTCGATCTGTTGAAGGCCTCGCGCCCCAACGACCGCCCGCCGCTCTACTGCCTGAACCAGGTCGGCGTCCCGAAACGGCCCGAGATCGCTGCCGCGGAATTCGCCAAGGCGATCGAGAGCCAGCCGGTCGCCTCGATCCCGTTCGAGCCGCAGATCTTCGGCTCGGCAGCCAACAACGGCCAGATGATCGCGGAGATCTCGGCCAATCATAAGTCGATCGAGATGTTCCTTCAGATCGCCCAGCGCCTGACCGGCCGCAGCGAGACGAAGAAACAAAAGTCGTCCTTGTTTTCACCCCTGATTGAGAAGTTGCGGGGAAAATAG
- a CDS encoding CpaD family pilus assembly protein, which translates to MIKRPPQLRKRAIRLGGALVGLALALGGCQHDEAVTASIPDDYKQRHPIAIEEQNRSIVVFVGHARGGLTPAQRADVMGVASAWLREGTGAIRIDVPSGTPNARPVADTMREIQAMLAAAGVPPRGVIARPYQPEDKRFLPPIRLTYSKIAAVAGPCGLWPDDIGPSLKNRSWFENKDYYNYGCAYQRNLAAMVDNPSDLEQPRPETPPYMARRTTAMEKYRKGTTTATTYPEADKAKLSDTGK; encoded by the coding sequence ATGATCAAAAGACCACCCCAGCTTCGCAAACGCGCCATCCGCCTCGGTGGCGCGCTCGTCGGCCTGGCGCTCGCCCTCGGCGGCTGCCAGCACGACGAAGCGGTCACCGCCTCCATTCCCGACGACTACAAGCAGCGCCATCCGATCGCGATCGAGGAGCAGAATCGCTCGATCGTCGTCTTCGTCGGTCACGCGCGCGGCGGCCTGACCCCCGCCCAGCGCGCCGACGTGATGGGCGTCGCATCGGCCTGGCTGCGCGAAGGCACCGGCGCCATCCGTATCGACGTGCCATCCGGCACGCCAAACGCGCGTCCGGTTGCGGACACCATGCGTGAGATCCAGGCGATGCTGGCGGCGGCAGGCGTTCCGCCGCGCGGTGTCATCGCTCGCCCCTACCAGCCGGAAGACAAGCGCTTCCTGCCGCCGATCCGGCTCACTTACTCCAAGATAGCCGCGGTCGCGGGTCCCTGCGGCCTGTGGCCTGACGACATCGGCCCCTCCTTGAAGAACAGGAGCTGGTTCGAGAACAAGGACTATTACAATTACGGCTGCGCCTATCAGCGCAACCTTGCGGCGATGGTCGACAACCCCAGCGATCTTGAGCAGCCCAGACCTGAAACGCCGCCCTACATGGCGCGTCGGACCACGGCCATGGAGAAGTATCGCAAGGGAACGACGACGGCGACCACCTATCCCGAAGCCGACAAGGCCAAACTCAGCGACACCGGCAAATGA